GCATGGGCGGCGTCGCCTTCTTCGCTCACATTGGCGGATTCGTGGTCGGGCTACTCGCGATCAAGCCGATGTTGCTCGGACGCGGCCAGCGCACCCGTGCCACTTGGAAGCGCTTTCGACCGCCACCGCGCGTTCGCCCACCCCGTGGCGACACCGGCACCTTTCGCGATCCCTGGTTTCCGGGCTGAGTCGCGGCGATTCTCGAGGGAGCGCGCGACGCGACGAGCCTCGACTCGAGCCCTCTTTCCGTGCCGATTTGCGATGAGCGCGCTTGCAAAGTAGCCTTCGCGCCTCCAATGACGACCGTACGCCTGTACAACACGTTGACGCGCAACACCGAGACTTTCGTCCCCAAGGACGATGCCAAGGTGGGCGTGTACTGTTGCGGTCCCACGGTCTACGACGTGCCCCACGCCGGACACGCGCGCTCGGCTGTAGCTTTCGACGTCTTGGTGCGACACTTGCGCAAGCGCGGCTACGAAGTGCGCTTCGTTCGCAACATCACCGATATCGACGACAAGATCCTGGCGCGGTCCAAGGAAAATGGCGAGCCGCCGCTACAGCTCTCCGAGCGGATGGCCGGCGTCTACCGCGAGCAGATGGCGGCAGTGGGCTGCGCGCCGCCCGACGTCGAGCCCAAGGTCAGCGACCACCTGCAAGAGATCTTCGAGTTGGTGAAGTCTTTGATCGATCACGACGCGGCCTACGTGGTGGACATGCCGGGAGGCACGCGTGACGTGTACTTCGCGGTGCGCAACTTTGCTGGTTACGGCAAGCTGTCACGCCGCAACATCAACGACTTGATCGCCGGCGCCCGCGTGGAGAAGGACGAGACCAAGCGCGATCCCCTCGACTTCGCCTTGTGGAAGGGTGTGCCCACGGGCGAGTGGGGGTGGGAAAGCCCCTGGGGCTACGGCCGACCCGGTTGGCACATCGAGTGCTCCGCCATGAGCAGCAAGTACTTGGGACACGGCTTCGACATCCACGCCGGTGGTATGGACCTCATCTTTCCCCACCACGAAAACGAGATCGCCCAGAGTGAGGCAGCTTGCCCAGGCTGCGGGGATTTCTCGCGCTTCTGGCTGCACAACGGCTTCGTCAACGTGGACAAGGAGAAGATGAGCAAGTCCCTCGGGAACTTCGTCACCGTGCAGGACGTCTTGCAGCGCAACGACGCCGAAGCGTTTCGGTGGTTCTTGATGAGCGTGCACTACCGCGGACCCATTCAGTTCGACTCGGAGAAGCTCGACAGTGGGCGAGTGATCTTTCCCAGCGTCGACGAAGCCGAGCGGCGCGTGGACTACGTCTACACGACGTTCGCACGCTTGCAGAAGCTGGCGACGGCGGACGCC
This genomic stretch from Polyangiaceae bacterium harbors:
- the cysS gene encoding cysteine--tRNA ligase — translated: MTTVRLYNTLTRNTETFVPKDDAKVGVYCCGPTVYDVPHAGHARSAVAFDVLVRHLRKRGYEVRFVRNITDIDDKILARSKENGEPPLQLSERMAGVYREQMAAVGCAPPDVEPKVSDHLQEIFELVKSLIDHDAAYVVDMPGGTRDVYFAVRNFAGYGKLSRRNINDLIAGARVEKDETKRDPLDFALWKGVPTGEWGWESPWGYGRPGWHIECSAMSSKYLGHGFDIHAGGMDLIFPHHENEIAQSEAACPGCGDFSRFWLHNGFVNVDKEKMSKSLGNFVTVQDVLQRNDAEAFRWFLMSVHYRGPIQFDSEKLDSGRVIFPSVDEAERRVDYVYTTFARLQKLATADAMPAKVPPELTKAKQAMDAALQAAFAGLDDDLNTTVALASLGELAKVANEVADLAQRRRKDAAFVTAAGALATSTMKQLHEIGETLGLFKAPVAEYFARTQARRLELRGLSKEAVEQKIVERTEARGAKDFARADALRQELDGLGITLRDSPEGTEWQVEP